One Lepus europaeus isolate LE1 chromosome 7, mLepTim1.pri, whole genome shotgun sequence DNA segment encodes these proteins:
- the MS4A3 gene encoding membrane-spanning 4-domains subfamily A member 3, with the protein MASQEVDKAVPETASAAGIPGSPEPEGVSTSSYQSMEESNTYQKGELQALGAIQILNGAMILALGVFLASLQHLSHGFRHFFFFTFYTGYPIWGAVFFISSGSLSVAAGRKPTRMLMQNSFGMNIASAIIGLVGVVFLSLNLAINNNSLKSCQSSQSLDLCIYMGSTSHGLVSLMLILTLLELCVSTSISIMWSKAKCCASRPQISSPPDSVESGIPPDESHPDEYSS; encoded by the exons ATGGCTTCCCAAGAAGTTGATAAAGCAGTGCCGGAGACAGCCTCAGCAGCTGGTATCCCAGGCAGCCCAGAACCAGAGGGAGTGAGTACTTCTTCATACCAGTCCATGGAAGAGTCAAACACTTATCAGAAGGGAGAACTACAAGCCCTCGGG GCCATCCAGATCCTGAATGGAGCAATGATTCTGGCTCTGGGTGTTTTTCTGGCCTCCTTACAACACCTGTCCCATGGGTTCAGgcacttctttttctttacctTCTACACAGGCTATCCGATATGGGGCGCTGTATTT TTTATTAGTTCAGGATCCTTGTCTGTTGCAGCTGGGAGGAAACCCACAAGAATGCTG ATGCAGAACAGTTTCGGGATGAACATTGCCAGTGCTATAATTGGACTAGTTGgagttgtttttctttcattgaatTTAGCAATTAATAACAACTCACTCAAAAGTTGTCAGTCCTCACAGTCACTGGACTTATGCATTTACATGGGTTCTACATCGCat GGCCTGGTATCTCTAATGCTCATCCTCACCTTGCTGGAACTGTGTGTAAGCACCTCTATCTCAATCATGTGGTCCAAAGCAAAGTGCTGTGCTTCAAGACCA CAGATTTCTTCACCACCAGATTCTGTGGAATCAGGAATACCTCCTGATGAAAGTCATCCTGATGAATACTCAAGCTAA
- the OOSP4B gene encoding oocyte-secreted protein 4B, whose protein sequence is MKACVLLAVTSVCSDDWLVARIRKRPFDNDTEVRIGDIHLGNSCLVTRMLSFNYEFSYPIIYCGIKKFIFQGNDVFILSEINYKPRLDTTYTFPVVCFMKRLILSSLVTFGLNGHEINLLSDSSQVKRVQQSSISFQSEKCESDFSSVQKLSDAIDYI, encoded by the exons ATGAAGGCCTGTGTGCTCTTAG CAGTGACTTCAGTGTGTTCTGATGATTGGTTGGTAGCCAGAATAAGAAAGAGACCCTTTGATAATGACACAGAAGTTAGAATTGGTGACATCCACCTGGGAAACAGCTGTCTCGTCACAAGGATGCTGTCATTCAACTACGAGTTTTCTTATCCTATCATTTATTGTGGAATCAAGAAATTT ATATTCCAAGGGAATGATGTTTTCATATTATCTGAAATCAACTACAAACCTAGATTGGATACCACCTACACATTCCCAGTAGTTTGCTTTATGAAGAG GCTTATACTCTCATCTCTGGTAACTTTTGGGTTGAATGGTCATGAAATCAATCTCTTGAGTGATAGCTCTCAAGTAAAAAGAGTGCAACAGTCATCGATTTCCTTCCAAAGTGAGAAATGTGAATCTGATTTTAGCAGTGTTCAGAAG TTGAGTGATGCTATCGATTACATTTGA